Proteins encoded by one window of Cloeon dipterum chromosome 2, ieCloDipt1.1, whole genome shotgun sequence:
- the LOC135936175 gene encoding mucin-21-like isoform X2, translating into MLVVLCMMILLLQSQADSKTIRVKSSGKISLNFVYQQRRSTIIKCCGNVRCLGNRPVLSKLKNTTNAEVLSKISSQSSPSIIKKTTVGTDVTSDNAAEANLDTSPSSFDPTDVGGKTISSAPSASSTKSLTGTAAGSTTVVARASTAAGATTAAGATTAAGQPTTAGATTAAGASTVAGATTAAGATTAAGQPTTAGATTAAGASTAAGATTAAGASTAAGATTAAGASTAAGATTAAGASTAAGATTAAGASTAAGATTAAGESTAAGATTAAGRSTEAGATTAAGESTAAGATTTTATQEGVVSSEGTATTGSTTTAIPTTTTTPCVSGFDRTCRPEPTCKVDTVAVSSLKLIGSTLDGEMVTTGNGKKYFMGSDNNGLTYDVAAAVCCKLGMKLAEFPTIASWNNFLDYFKPLTFSSWDYIGQTTDNGNNTDTWCGSGTLVPDGIIPADLYNISCGTKNLIVLTPGGNLTYINPQKSIHRYFCE; encoded by the exons ATGCTGGTCGTCCTGTGTATGATGATACTCCTGCTGCAATCG cAAGCAGACTCGAAGACGATACGAGTCAAGTCTTCCGGAAAGATTTCATTGAATt TTGTATATCAGCAGAGGAGAAGCACAATCATAAAATGTTGCGGGAATGTAAGGTGCCTGGGTAACCGCCCAGTTCTTTCAAAG ctcaaaAATACGACAAATGCAGAGGTCCTATCAAAAATTTCATCGCAATCTTCACCGAGTATAATCAAGAAAACAACCGTCGGAACGGATGTGACGTCGGACAATGCCGCAGAAGCAAATTTGGACACGTCGCCCTCGTCGTTTGACCCTACTGATGTCGGAGGGAAAACCATTTCTTCGGCTCCAAGTGCGTCATCAACCAAAAGCTTGACAGGAACAGCCGCAGGATCAACAACGGTGGTGGCAAGAGCGTCAACAGCCGCAGGAGCAACAACAGCCGCAGGAGCAACAACGGCGGCTGGACAGCCAACGACGGCCGGAGCAACAACAGCCGCAGGAGCGTCAACGGTCGCAGGAGCAACAACAGCCGCAGGAGCAACAACGGCGGCTGGACAGCCAACGACGGCCGGAGCAACAACAGCCGCAGGAGCGTCAACGGCCGCAGGAGCAACAACAGCCGCAGGAGCGTCAACGGCCGCAGGAGCAACAACAGCCGCAGGAGCGTCAACGGCCGCAGGAGCAACAACAGCCGCAGGAGCGTCAACGGCCGCAGGAGCAACAACAGCCGCCGGAGCGTCAACGGCCGCAGGAGCAACAACAGCCGCCGGAGAGTCAACAGCCGCAGGAGCAACAACGGCGGCTGGACGGTCAACGGAAGCCGGAGCAACAACAGCCGCAGGAGAGTCAACAGCCGCAGGAGCAACAACCACGACTGCAACTCAAGAAGGTGTGGTTTCATCGGAAGGAACTGCAACAACAGGATCGACTACAACTGCTAtaccaacaacaacaaccaca CCTTGCGTCAGTGGTTTCGACAGAACGTGCCGGCCCGAACCAACGTGCAAAGTGGat ACCGTTGCTGTGAgctctcttaaattaattgggAGCa cCTTGGACGGCGAAATGGTAACGACCGGGAACGGCAAAAAATACTTCATGGGATCCGACAACAAT GGTCTGACTTACGACGTTGCCGCCGCAGTTTGTTGCAAACTAGGAATGAAACTTGCCGAATTCCCCACGATCGCCAGCTGGAACAACTTTCTCGACTACTTTAAAC cccTGACTTTCTCCAGCTGGGACTACATCGGGCAAACGACCGACAATGGCAACAACACCGACACGTGGTGCGGCTCCGGCACTCTGGTCCCTGACGGAATCATTCCCGCCGATCTGTACAACATTTCGTGCGGCACCAAGAACCTGATCGTGCTCACTCCGGGAGGGAATCTCACCTACATCAACCCTCAAAAAAGTATCCACCGCTACTTCTGCGAGTAG
- the LOC135936175 gene encoding mucin-21-like isoform X1: protein MLVVLCMMILLLQSQADSKTIRVKSSGKISLNFVYQQRRSTIIKCCGNVRCLGNRPVLSKLKNTTNAEVLSKISSQSSPSIIKKTTVGTDVTSDNAAEANLDTSPSSFDPTDVGGKTISSAPSASSTKSLTGTAAGSTTVVARASTAAGATTAAGATTAAGQPTTAGATTAAGASTVAGATTAAGATTAAGQPTTAGATTAAGASTAAGATTAAGASTAAGATTAAGASTAAGATTAAGASTAAGATTAAGASTAAGATTAAGESTAAGATTAAGRSTEAGATTAAGESTAAGATTTTATQEGVVSSEGTATTGSTTTAIPTTTTTQPCVSGFDRTCRPEPTCKVDTVAVSSLKLIGSTLDGEMVTTGNGKKYFMGSDNNGLTYDVAAAVCCKLGMKLAEFPTIASWNNFLDYFKPLTFSSWDYIGQTTDNGNNTDTWCGSGTLVPDGIIPADLYNISCGTKNLIVLTPGGNLTYINPQKSIHRYFCE, encoded by the exons ATGCTGGTCGTCCTGTGTATGATGATACTCCTGCTGCAATCG cAAGCAGACTCGAAGACGATACGAGTCAAGTCTTCCGGAAAGATTTCATTGAATt TTGTATATCAGCAGAGGAGAAGCACAATCATAAAATGTTGCGGGAATGTAAGGTGCCTGGGTAACCGCCCAGTTCTTTCAAAG ctcaaaAATACGACAAATGCAGAGGTCCTATCAAAAATTTCATCGCAATCTTCACCGAGTATAATCAAGAAAACAACCGTCGGAACGGATGTGACGTCGGACAATGCCGCAGAAGCAAATTTGGACACGTCGCCCTCGTCGTTTGACCCTACTGATGTCGGAGGGAAAACCATTTCTTCGGCTCCAAGTGCGTCATCAACCAAAAGCTTGACAGGAACAGCCGCAGGATCAACAACGGTGGTGGCAAGAGCGTCAACAGCCGCAGGAGCAACAACAGCCGCAGGAGCAACAACGGCGGCTGGACAGCCAACGACGGCCGGAGCAACAACAGCCGCAGGAGCGTCAACGGTCGCAGGAGCAACAACAGCCGCAGGAGCAACAACGGCGGCTGGACAGCCAACGACGGCCGGAGCAACAACAGCCGCAGGAGCGTCAACGGCCGCAGGAGCAACAACAGCCGCAGGAGCGTCAACGGCCGCAGGAGCAACAACAGCCGCAGGAGCGTCAACGGCCGCAGGAGCAACAACAGCCGCAGGAGCGTCAACGGCCGCAGGAGCAACAACAGCCGCCGGAGCGTCAACGGCCGCAGGAGCAACAACAGCCGCCGGAGAGTCAACAGCCGCAGGAGCAACAACGGCGGCTGGACGGTCAACGGAAGCCGGAGCAACAACAGCCGCAGGAGAGTCAACAGCCGCAGGAGCAACAACCACGACTGCAACTCAAGAAGGTGTGGTTTCATCGGAAGGAACTGCAACAACAGGATCGACTACAACTGCTAtaccaacaacaacaaccaca cAGCCTTGCGTCAGTGGTTTCGACAGAACGTGCCGGCCCGAACCAACGTGCAAAGTGGat ACCGTTGCTGTGAgctctcttaaattaattgggAGCa cCTTGGACGGCGAAATGGTAACGACCGGGAACGGCAAAAAATACTTCATGGGATCCGACAACAAT GGTCTGACTTACGACGTTGCCGCCGCAGTTTGTTGCAAACTAGGAATGAAACTTGCCGAATTCCCCACGATCGCCAGCTGGAACAACTTTCTCGACTACTTTAAAC cccTGACTTTCTCCAGCTGGGACTACATCGGGCAAACGACCGACAATGGCAACAACACCGACACGTGGTGCGGCTCCGGCACTCTGGTCCCTGACGGAATCATTCCCGCCGATCTGTACAACATTTCGTGCGGCACCAAGAACCTGATCGTGCTCACTCCGGGAGGGAATCTCACCTACATCAACCCTCAAAAAAGTATCCACCGCTACTTCTGCGAGTAG
- the LOC135937984 gene encoding uncharacterized protein LOC135937984 gives MVTTGNGKKYFTGFEQNGLVYDVATTNCCKLGMKLAEFTTIASWNNFLAYFKPQTFSSWDYFGQTKDNGNKTDTWCFSRTLVPSGIIPAYMYNIPCGTKNLIVLTPGGNLTYINPANYIHRYFCE, from the exons ATGGTAACGACCGGGAACGGCAAAAAATACTTCACGGGCtttgaacaaaat GGTCTGGTGTACGACGTTGCCAccacaaattgttgcaaacTAGGAATGAAACTTGCCGAATTCACCACGATCGCCAGCTGGAACAACTTTCTCGCCTACTTCAAAC ccCAAACCTTCTCCAGCTGGGACTACTTCGGACAAACGAAGGACAACGGCAACAAAACAGACACGTGGTGCTTCTCCCGCACTCTGGTACCCAGCGGAATCATTCCCGCGTACATGTACAACATTCCGTGCGGCACCAAGAACCTGATCGTGCTCACCCCGGGAGGAAATCTCACCTACATCAACCCTGCAAATTATATCCACCGCTACTTCTGCGAGTAG
- the LOC135936146 gene encoding mucin-5AC-like, which produces MLVVPCLVIILLQSQTDSKTLRVKSRGKISLNFVYQQQRRDMIIRCCGNVRCLGNLTILSKLNHTTNAEVLSKISSESSPSLLKTTTVGSDVTTNNAAELNLDTTPSSFDPGKTISSAPSASSTNSLTGTAAGTTTTAAGTTTAARTTTAAGTTTAAGTTTAARTTTTAGTTTTAGTTTAARTTTTAGTTTTAGTTTAARTTTATGGATTTTATQQGVVSSERTATTGSTTTAIPTTTTTSCVRAFDRACRPEPTCSVDAVAVSSLQLTGKTLEGEMVSTGNGKKYFMGSVNNGLTYDVAAAVCCKLGMKLAEFTTIASWNNFLAYFKLQTFASWDYFGQTTNNGNNTDTWCFSGTLVPDGIIPADLYNIPCGTKNLIVLTPGGSLTYINPANYIHRYYCE; this is translated from the exons atgctgGTCGTGCCGTGTTTGGTGATAATCCTGCTGCAATCG CAAACCGACTCGAAGACGTTAAGAGTCAAGTCTCGCGGAAAGATTTCATTGAatt TTGTGTATCAGCAGCAGAGGAGAGACATGATCATTAGGTGTTGCGGAAATGTTAGGTGCCTGGGGAATCTCACAATTCTTTCAAAG ctcAATCACACGACAAATGCAGAGGTCCTATCAAAAATTTCATCGGAATCTTCACCGAGTTTACTCAAGACAACAACAGTTGGATCGGATGTGACGACGAACAATGCCGCAGAATTGAATTTGGACACAACACCCTCATCGTTTGACCCTGGAAAAACCATTTCTTCGGCTCCAAGTGCGTCATCAACTAATAGCTTGACAGGAACAGCCGCAGGAACTACAACAACAGCTGCAGGAACAACAACAGCCGCAAGGACAACAACAGCCGCAGGGACAACAACAGCCGCAGGGACAACCACAGCTGCAAGGACAACAACAACCGCAGGGACAACAACAACCGCAGGGACAACCACAGCTGCAAGGACAACAACAACCGCAGGGACAACAACAACCGCAGGGACAACCACAGCTGCAAGGACAACAACAGCCACCGGAGGGGCAACAACCACGACTGCAACTCAACAAGGTGTGGTTTCATCAGAAAGAACTGCAACAACAGGGTCGACAACAACTGCTATAccgacaacaacaaccaca TCTTGCGTCAGAGCTTTCGACAGAGCGTGCCGGCCCGAACCAACGTGTAGCGTGGAT GCCGTTGCTGTGAGCTCTCTTCAATTAACAGgaaaaa cCTTGGAAGGCGAAATGGTATCGACCGGGAAcggcaaaaaatactttatggGATCCGTCAACAAT GGTCTGACGTACGACGTTGCCGCCGCAGTTTGTTGCAAACTAGGAATGAAACTTGCCGAATTCACCACGATCGCCAGCTGGAACAACTTTCTCGCCTACTTCAAAC tcCAAACCTTCGCCAGCTGGGACTATTTCGGGCAAACGACCAACAACGGCAACAACACGGACACGTGGTGCTTCTCCGGCACTTTGGTCCCTGACGGAATCATTCCCGCCGATCTGTACAACATTCCGTGCGGCACCAAGAACCTAATCGTGCTCACCCCGGGAGGGAGTCTCACCTACATCAACCCTGCAAATTATATCCACCGCTACTACTGCGAGTAG
- the LOC135938148 gene encoding uncharacterized protein LOC135938148 — MLPAASLLLVILFSSVNANGSICSDCDCVKKQEFLLNQVLDALAEQKIATLKYVSSNANTHNATETGFDQLKNQMEGQKLEISGKLDALMTVLRTLKNGK; from the exons ATGTTACCTGCTGCGTCGTTGCTGCTGGTGATTTTGTTCTCGTCGGTGAATGCAAATGGCTCCATTTGCTCTGACTGCGACTGCGTCAAAAAACAGGAGTTCTT attGAACCAGGTTTTGGATGCTCTGGccgaacaaaaaattgcaacctTGAAGTACGTTTCCAGTAACGCTAACACGCACAATGCAACTGAAACa ggGTTTGACCAGCTGAAAAACCAGATGGAAggacaaaaattagaaatttccgGAAAG cTCGACGCCCTGATGACTGTATTAAGAACCctgaaaaatggcaaatgA
- the LOC135936355 gene encoding CD209 antigen-like, with translation MQLVPCFFLVIFLSATATKGSSCSSCDCECVKQQDASIGQILRALDSEEVAISKSIFNLTKTQSQLPKEFNQLKAQMEGDKEQILGKLDTVMAELEAVKKQQNENSALKSRICELTRVNLTTLQNKKYFFSNISVNWYDANNFCKSKLMTLAAAKTENELKLIRDKGLELNPTARWWLSASDIGRPAGDFAWHDGTLLPATSSLWDKRNGQPNVFRAGQETCVFLHFETVALKLFDSMCKTKIINFVCELPAESNHCYEE, from the exons ATGCAGCTTGTTCCTTGTTTCTTCCtggtaatttttctttcggcGACTGCGACGAAAGGCTCGAGTTGCTCCAGTTGCGACTGCGAGTGCGTCAAACAACAAGACGCTTC GATTGGCCAAATTTTGAGAGCTTTGGACAGTGAGGAAGTCGCAATCTCCAAATCGATCTTCAACTTGACGAAAACCCAAAGCCAATTACCAAAA gaaTTCAATCAGTTAAAGGCTCAGATGGAAGGGGACAAGGAGCAAATCTTAGGAAAG ctCGACACCGTGATGGCAGAACTGGAAGCCgtgaaaaagcagcaaaatgaGAACTCG GCGTTGAAGAGCCGTATCTGCGAGCTGACCc GTGTGAATCTAACAACGCtgcaaaataagaaatattttttctccaacATCTCG GTGAACTGGTACGATGCGAATAATTTCTGCAAAAGCAAACTGATGACTTTGGCCGCTGCCAAGACCGAAAACGAGCTCAAACTCATTCGCGATAAGGGACTGGAATTGAACCCAA CCGCTCGTTGGTGGTTGTCCGCTTCCGACATTGGACGGCCGGCCGGCGACTTTGCGTGGCACGACGGCACACTTTTGCCCGCGACCAGTTCTTTGTGGGACAAACGCAACGGCCAGCCAAATGTGTTCCGGGCTGGACAAGAAACCTGCGTGTTCCTGCACTTCGAAACTGTCGCCCTCAAGCTCTTTGATTCTATGTGCAAgacgaaaattattaattttgtctgcGAGCTGCCTGCTGAAAGCAATCACTGCTATGAAGagtga